A window of the Streptomyces luomodiensis genome harbors these coding sequences:
- a CDS encoding cupin domain-containing protein: MSHHESAVGGPESRPRSEAWKTALTVLQSVKPPFVPEGAEAMTVLVAYPPGDPGAPPHRHSGPAFGYMLEGEMLFELEGEPERVIKAGETFWEPGGDVIHYQDGNNRTDSWSRFVVTMLCAPGRPMLTVVDDEELAQRRHLRAPRPTS, encoded by the coding sequence ATGTCGCACCACGAGTCGGCGGTAGGCGGCCCGGAGAGCCGGCCGCGCTCGGAAGCGTGGAAGACGGCGCTCACCGTGCTCCAGTCGGTGAAACCGCCGTTCGTACCGGAGGGGGCGGAGGCGATGACGGTTCTCGTCGCCTACCCGCCCGGCGACCCCGGCGCCCCTCCGCACCGCCACTCGGGGCCCGCTTTCGGCTACATGCTGGAGGGGGAGATGCTCTTCGAGCTCGAAGGCGAGCCGGAGCGGGTGATCAAGGCCGGGGAGACGTTCTGGGAGCCGGGCGGCGATGTCATCCACTACCAGGACGGGAACAACCGGACCGACTCGTGGAGCCGCTTCGTCGTCACCATGCTCTGCGCGCCGGGCCGCCCCATGCTCACCGTGGTCGACGACGAAGAACTGGCCCAGCGCCGACACCTGCGAGCCCCCCGCCCCACCAGCTGA
- a CDS encoding aminotransferase class IV family protein has protein sequence MATLDGRPVTADDLMPLALTNLGHFTSMRVDADGRVRGLALHMERLERDCATVWGAGLDTGRVRDQVRQALGGRSGPCVVRVTVYDPTVDMGHPAAAGQPRVLVTVRAAGAMSPPPLRAMTVRYERDLPEVKHTGLFGPLHARRTAQLSGFDDALFVGADGRVSEGGTWNVGFIDGDGTVVWPAAPVLPGVTMALLRERVGHQVDAVTVGQAKEMRAAFATNTSIGVRALSAIDDTAMAVEHPVLSTLRETYLAIPGEEL, from the coding sequence ATGGCGACACTCGACGGACGGCCCGTGACCGCAGATGACCTGATGCCCCTGGCGCTCACGAATCTGGGCCACTTCACGTCGATGCGCGTCGACGCCGACGGCCGGGTCCGGGGCCTGGCCTTGCATATGGAACGTCTCGAACGGGACTGCGCGACGGTGTGGGGTGCCGGCCTGGACACCGGGCGGGTCCGGGATCAGGTCCGGCAGGCTCTCGGCGGGCGGAGCGGGCCGTGTGTCGTTCGGGTCACGGTCTACGACCCCACGGTGGACATGGGGCACCCCGCGGCCGCCGGCCAGCCGCGCGTTCTGGTGACCGTGCGGGCGGCCGGTGCGATGTCTCCGCCCCCGTTGCGCGCGATGACCGTGCGGTACGAGCGCGACCTTCCCGAGGTCAAGCACACCGGGCTGTTCGGACCCCTGCACGCCCGCCGGACCGCGCAGCTCAGCGGGTTCGACGACGCGCTGTTCGTCGGGGCCGACGGGCGCGTGTCCGAAGGGGGCACCTGGAACGTGGGCTTCATCGACGGCGACGGCACGGTGGTGTGGCCGGCGGCGCCGGTCCTGCCCGGCGTCACCATGGCGCTTCTGCGGGAGCGGGTGGGGCACCAGGTCGACGCCGTCACCGTCGGCCAGGCCAAGGAGATGCGGGCCGCCTTCGCCACCAATACGTCCATCGGCGTCCGTGCGCTGTCGGCCATCGACGACACGGCCATGGCCGTCGAGCACCCGGTGCTGAGCACGCTGCGCGAGACCTACCTGGCGATTCCCGGCGAGGAGTTGTAG
- a CDS encoding SCO3870 family protein: MAKVPFGSLSAAIAALGTVLAFFALQLRADGYEQYVESVANFSVVMFVTAALIVVTWIRDGRPHSD; encoded by the coding sequence ATGGCGAAGGTCCCGTTCGGTTCCCTGTCGGCCGCGATCGCGGCGCTCGGAACGGTGCTCGCTTTCTTCGCGCTCCAGCTCCGCGCAGACGGCTACGAGCAGTACGTCGAATCCGTGGCCAACTTCAGCGTCGTGATGTTCGTCACCGCGGCTCTGATCGTGGTGACGTGGATCCGTGACGGTCGGCCGCACTCGGACTGA
- a CDS encoding Glu/Leu/Phe/Val dehydrogenase dimerization domain-containing protein, with product MLDHEQVVMHTGRRSRLPVIVAVHSTALGPAAGGLRLWHYADWRDGLTDALRLSAAMTSKFAVAGLSSGGGKAVVALPEGLELRPDRRRDVLRDAAEVIASLGGAYATGPDVGTGPADMAVIGESTPHVFCRPKDLGGSGDSSPHTAQGTLAALRAVSRRLYGTSSLAGRRLAVIGLGRVGAGLARLLVADGATLTVTDIDPGKRTVSDELGAVWQSPEEIIAADVDIVVPAALGSVLTRQTSAELRCRAVVGPANNQLATPDVADLLHQRDIIWVPDFVAGAGGVIHAISTELHHVGADDARARVDAIEETVDHLLDTAQHHGRTPAQAAGELARQRLRAAADATSSPTTSLDHPL from the coding sequence ATGCTCGATCACGAGCAGGTCGTGATGCACACGGGTCGGCGCTCCCGTCTGCCGGTGATCGTGGCTGTGCACTCCACGGCACTCGGTCCGGCGGCCGGCGGCCTCCGGCTCTGGCACTACGCCGACTGGCGGGACGGTCTCACCGACGCCCTTCGCCTGTCGGCCGCGATGACCTCGAAGTTCGCCGTGGCCGGGCTGTCCAGCGGCGGCGGGAAGGCCGTCGTAGCCCTGCCGGAAGGGCTGGAACTCAGGCCCGACCGGCGGCGCGACGTGCTGCGTGACGCGGCCGAGGTCATCGCGTCGCTGGGCGGTGCGTACGCCACCGGACCGGATGTCGGGACCGGCCCCGCCGACATGGCGGTCATCGGGGAATCCACCCCCCACGTGTTCTGCAGGCCGAAGGATCTGGGGGGAAGCGGCGACTCGTCCCCGCACACCGCGCAGGGGACGCTCGCCGCACTACGGGCCGTCAGCCGGCGGCTGTACGGCACCTCCAGCCTGGCGGGCCGCCGTCTCGCCGTGATCGGCCTGGGCCGCGTGGGCGCCGGCCTGGCCCGCCTTCTCGTGGCCGACGGAGCCACTCTGACGGTGACGGACATCGACCCCGGCAAGCGGACGGTCAGCGACGAGCTCGGCGCCGTCTGGCAGTCGCCCGAGGAGATCATCGCCGCGGACGTGGACATCGTGGTCCCCGCGGCACTCGGCTCCGTCCTGACCCGGCAGACCTCGGCGGAGCTGCGCTGCCGTGCCGTGGTCGGCCCGGCGAACAACCAGCTCGCCACGCCGGATGTCGCCGATCTGCTGCACCAGCGCGACATCATCTGGGTACCGGACTTCGTCGCCGGCGCGGGCGGCGTCATCCACGCCATCAGCACCGAACTCCACCACGTCGGTGCGGACGACGCCCGTGCGCGGGTCGATGCCATCGAGGAGACCGTCGACCACCTGCTGGACACCGCGCAGCACCATGGCCGGACCCCGGCGCAGGCGGCGGGCGAACTGGCCCGGCAACGCCTACGGGCCGCCGCCGACGCCACCAGCTCCCCCACGACCTCGCTGGACCATCCCCTATGA
- a CDS encoding Lrp/AsnC family transcriptional regulator, translating into MDELDSEIVRLLQTDARRSNRELARQLGIAPSTCLERVRALHRRGVIRGYHADIDPAALNRGVQALVSVQVRPLSRAVIDAFKGYASGLPEVLHTFVLSGGDDFLLHVAVQDLDRLHAFLTDRLSKRGEITGFRTSVIFQQVSNTAPTRLPAPD; encoded by the coding sequence ATGGACGAACTTGATTCGGAGATTGTCCGGCTCCTCCAGACAGATGCACGGCGGTCCAACCGCGAACTCGCCCGGCAGCTCGGCATCGCCCCCTCGACCTGCCTGGAGCGGGTCCGGGCACTCCACCGCCGGGGCGTCATCCGCGGCTACCACGCGGACATCGACCCCGCCGCCCTCAACCGCGGCGTTCAGGCGCTCGTCTCCGTTCAGGTGCGCCCCCTCAGCCGCGCCGTCATCGACGCGTTCAAGGGCTACGCCAGCGGTCTGCCGGAAGTGCTGCACACCTTCGTGCTCTCCGGAGGCGACGACTTCCTGCTGCACGTCGCCGTACAGGACCTCGACCGGCTGCACGCCTTCCTCACGGACCGGCTCAGCAAGCGCGGCGAAATCACCGGCTTCCGCACCTCGGTCATCTTTCAGCAGGTGAGCAACACCGCCCCCACCCGGCTTCCCGCGCCGGACTAG
- a CDS encoding helix-turn-helix domain-containing protein has translation MPETRQLSPTPSAPDEPLLQGGAWLPHGYQLDSHSHAQGQLVYAAAGALATATERGTWVAPANRVTWTPPRFAHSHRFYGRTDVRLVAVPLDLCGELVDHPSVFVVSPLLREALLALTDKPERRPGAHRRLLAVVVDQLADAAEHSLHLPEPRDDRLRAATALLHEDPARPATLAELGRTVGASERTLSRLFHTELSMSFHRWRTTLRIHHALAHLADGMSVTETAVACGWSNPSSFIDAFTEVIGQTPGRYQADLRNRR, from the coding sequence ATGCCGGAAACCCGCCAGCTCTCACCAACGCCCTCCGCACCGGACGAGCCGCTCTTGCAGGGAGGTGCGTGGCTGCCGCACGGCTATCAGCTCGACTCTCACTCGCACGCCCAGGGGCAGCTCGTATACGCCGCTGCCGGCGCACTGGCCACCGCGACCGAACGGGGCACCTGGGTCGCCCCGGCCAACCGTGTCACCTGGACACCGCCGCGCTTCGCCCACTCCCACCGCTTCTACGGCCGGACCGACGTGCGCCTCGTCGCCGTCCCGCTCGATCTGTGCGGCGAGCTCGTGGACCACCCCAGCGTCTTCGTGGTCAGCCCCCTCCTGAGGGAGGCGCTTCTGGCGCTGACCGACAAGCCGGAGAGACGGCCCGGCGCGCACCGGCGGCTGCTCGCCGTGGTCGTGGATCAACTCGCGGACGCCGCCGAGCACTCCCTGCACCTGCCCGAACCCCGTGACGACCGGCTGCGCGCCGCCACCGCTCTCCTCCACGAGGATCCCGCCCGGCCCGCCACCCTGGCCGAGCTGGGCCGAACGGTGGGCGCGAGCGAGCGCACCCTGAGCCGCCTGTTCCACACGGAACTGAGCATGAGTTTCCACCGCTGGCGCACCACCCTGCGCATCCACCACGCCCTGGCTCACCTCGCCGACGGCATGTCCGTCACCGAGACCGCGGTGGCGTGCGGCTGGTCCAATCCCTCCAGCTTCATCGACGCCTTCACCGAAGTCATCGGCCAGACGCCCGGCCGCTACCAGGCGGATCTTCGTAACCGCCGGTAG
- a CDS encoding 4-hydroxybenzoate 3-monooxygenase, with product MAETREHTAVVIVGAGVAGLTLGNFLLRNGIDCTVLEKHPRAYVEQRQRAGTIDTFGVRMFREWGLEEVLEGDPIPHSEGGFYIDGQAMPIDVDDDDNDSLYCPQQTLVRNLTDVFLRDGGDLRYEAVDVALEDITGERPVVRYQDADGTAKAIVCDVIAGCDGFHGVSRRTIPASALTEYSHAYGYSWLSVLAAVPTSPSGMAIHSLGLAGMIPRGPHASRVYLQCAVDDTPEQWPDERIWSQLEARFGTPVSTGEIIDKRIVPLRSVVFDPMSHGNLYLLGDAAHIVPPMSAKGIHLALHDTEIFARAVIRRLKEGDRSLLDSYSETCLPHIWNYQAFATWITDTMHNAGFTGYEGEFRKQIARAELQRQFTSDAANKLFSELTAGTN from the coding sequence ATGGCAGAGACACGCGAACACACGGCTGTCGTCATCGTCGGGGCCGGCGTCGCCGGTCTGACGCTCGGCAACTTCCTGCTGCGCAACGGCATCGACTGCACCGTGCTGGAGAAGCACCCCCGCGCCTATGTCGAGCAGCGCCAGCGCGCAGGGACCATCGACACGTTCGGGGTGCGGATGTTCCGTGAGTGGGGCCTGGAAGAGGTGCTGGAAGGCGACCCCATCCCGCACAGCGAGGGCGGCTTCTACATCGACGGACAGGCGATGCCGATCGACGTGGACGACGACGACAACGACAGCCTCTACTGTCCCCAGCAGACCCTGGTGCGCAACCTCACCGACGTGTTCCTGCGTGACGGCGGAGACCTCCGCTACGAAGCCGTCGACGTGGCCCTGGAAGACATCACCGGCGAGCGCCCCGTCGTCCGCTACCAGGACGCCGACGGCACGGCCAAGGCCATCGTCTGCGACGTCATAGCCGGATGCGACGGCTTCCACGGCGTGAGCCGGCGCACCATCCCGGCCTCCGCACTGACCGAGTACTCCCACGCGTACGGGTACTCCTGGCTCAGCGTCCTGGCCGCGGTCCCGACCAGCCCGTCCGGCATGGCGATCCACTCACTGGGACTCGCCGGCATGATCCCCCGCGGCCCGCACGCCAGCCGCGTCTACCTCCAGTGCGCCGTCGACGACACCCCCGAGCAGTGGCCCGACGAGCGCATCTGGAGCCAGCTGGAAGCCCGCTTCGGCACCCCCGTGTCAACCGGCGAGATCATCGACAAGCGGATCGTGCCGCTGCGCAGCGTGGTCTTCGACCCGATGAGTCACGGCAACCTCTACCTCCTCGGAGACGCCGCCCACATCGTCCCGCCGATGAGCGCCAAGGGCATCCACCTCGCCCTCCACGACACCGAGATCTTCGCCCGCGCCGTCATCCGCCGGCTCAAGGAGGGCGACCGAAGCCTCCTCGACAGCTACTCCGAGACCTGCCTGCCCCACATCTGGAACTACCAGGCATTCGCGACCTGGATCACCGACACCATGCACAACGCCGGCTTCACCGGCTACGAAGGCGAATTCCGCAAGCAGATCGCCCGCGCCGAACTCCAGCGCCAGTTCACCTCGGACGCGGCGAACAAGCTCTTCAGCGAACTCACCGCCGGAACCAACTAG